TTGGTAATGAGGTACCGTTTTTTATATGCCCCTACAGGCTGGAAGAATACGTTGAAATGGAGCGACTTCAGCGCCAGCTTGTCAATCGCCTTGAGCAGGCAGGTGTTCAGGTTCTTGAAGTCAATCTGTATGATCTTTCGATTGAAATTCTCAAAGAGCGTGGCATCTGGGAGCAGGTTCTGGAAATTGAGCATACAGTGTCAAAAGAGGAACTGAAAGAACTGTTGCAAGGCGTACTGGACTCCGAAGCGCATCTCGTTCCGGCCATTGCAGCCAAATTGGCAAGCACCGATTTCGAGGTTCTTTTTTTGTCCGGTGTTGGCGAGGTGTTCCCCTACATCCGCTCGCACAACGTTTTGAACAATTTGCAGAG
The DNA window shown above is from Deltaproteobacteria bacterium and carries:
- a CDS encoding DUF1788 domain-containing protein, which encodes MPMQDRFQHLFAVISSQRFLNKQGLGNEVPFFICPYRLEEYVEMERLQRQLVNRLEQAGVQVLEVNLYDLSIEILKERGIWEQVLEIEHTVSKEELKELLQGVLDSEAHLVPAIAAKLASTDFEVLFLSGVGEVFPYIRSHNVLNNLQSTAKEKPTVMFFPGAYTHSLESGASLDLFGRLHDDKYYRAFNIFHCEA